The region CAGCTACGCTGCGCTTTCAAACACGTTTTTTTGAATAAACAGTAGAGCCAAAGCTGTCTCACACCCTTTATATCTCGTATCTTTATTTTTGTACAAAGTACCTGAATGCCCAAATAAACATTGTCCTTGTCAGCAAAGAACAAGTGAAAATGCCAAGTTCTTGCTCTAGCATGAATGTCTCGAGATGCGTTGTCCAGTCACAATATGCACTAAGTGACATGCAAGTCCATTGGGGCAACAGGAAATGCTGTTCACAGCCATGAAAAGAGCAGCACAACAAGCAGCTACAGGGCACAGCAACGTGTAGTCAACTAAATCATGAAGGTTGATGCATGATGGAGTAGGGAGAAAGATGCAACCATGAAGCACTACTCAGAAAGTTAACTTGCTCGCTTGGCCTTGCTTTCTTTGAATGCGTGCGAAGATGGGAAGTGTGTACTTGTCACTTCCGTGCTCCCCCAACTGCCGCTGTAACGAGAAGAAAAGTCCTTTCAATACATGGCCAAATGGAGCAAAATTTTGATTATGCTCACATGAGGCTTTTCAGTCAATAAACTGCTGTTCACCTTGTTTAGAATACTGTTGCTGATTGCTCTCAGGTACCTAACAGGCAAGCAGAATCAAGTTCCTTGTGCTAATAGAGCAAAGTTGTGTTTGTGAACATAACGAACTTTAATAGAGCAATCATGCATACGTAATCAGTAAGCATGAATTGAAAGATTAAATTCAAGGGCTATAAGTTTAAGGTATGTGCAGTGGTGCAACAAGAGGAGCAGTAtacaaaattaaaattaaaaaaaaaaatcgggactACAGAACTGGTCATGAATATGGCTTTAAATATGATTGCTCTCATTAATTAAACATGAGAGTGAGACCTTGACATGCTTTTGCAATGTAACACTTTCGAGTTCCCAAATTGGAACAAGACATTTACATCAGAGGGTGCTGTGTTTTGACTTGTGGTTGTCTAGCAAAAATTTGTCAGCACATTATCAGGACTCTTAGAAAATGAAGCTCAGATACGAGGCTGAACACTGCAAATAAACTGCAGCTGTGGCAATATAAACTATCTTACAAGCATATGAGGCATGGCACTTTTAATGTCTAAAGACATACCACAGAAAACATTAAGAATGTAAAAAGTATTTTTCACTGAATGCTCATCAGATTTTCTTTAAAGACATGCGCCAACTTCACACGGAGGCAGCAAATGGTTTGAAATTATTTCAGAATGTTCCTAGCAGAAGAATGCTTTCAGGTGTAATTAAGTTATTTTTTCTGTGAACTTCTGCAACCAAGTCAAGCTTGACATGCTCTTGAGAATGCTTGTAGTGTGGCAAATTTTGTCGTCAATCTGACCTCTCTCAAAGGCAACACAACATTCAGGATGCACACAAACAGTAATAACTTTGCAAACCGTGATATGAGTAACTTCGCATTACTGGAGTTCCCCTTGATAAGGGAGTGTTCATGAGGAGGCCAGTATCTTACCAACCCAAACAATTGGTAGACTCTTTCCAGTATTCCCCATATATTGAAGGGACGCAAAAGAATAATCATAAATAAAGCTGTATTAGTAAGCTATGCTTCTGCAGTAGCAGCCGTGAGATGAGTGGGAAAAGACTTGGCGACGCCACCCTAAACATATAATCTCCTACAAAAATTACTCTGGCACCAGCAGCGTACAGGGGAGCACAACCACGGTTGGTCAGCCAGCACGGAAATGATGGTTaatgcatggatttgcctaaactttgtgcTTTTGGCTTCGGTTGGCTTTGTGACttgcaaattgatcattttcaacaaaatattgtgtTACGAATCCAACAATTCGCAATCAGCATGCATGTTGCGCAGCATCTTATCGTCTTCTGCGTTTAGGAAAAAATGCGATTGCTAATAAATTTAAGTCAATAAAGGCAGATAAACCGTAGTAAATAAGGCCACGAGAATGCCTGGAGCCACCAAGCAGTAAGATCAGGCAAATCTATGTACTAATAATCACTCCCGTGGTTTCTGTAGGTAGCTGGCGATGGGGGCGCCAGAGTGGGATGGCTAGCCACCCTAGCCAGAGTTCCCTATGGTAATTTTAGCAGGTAACTTTGTGCCCTGAAGTTTCTGCGCCATGCACGgtggcgtgacgtcatggattgcaGCGGCGTCAGCTTTAATGATTTACCGGTAAAAAGaaacattgcattctaaaggaatCAGACTGAACACAGCAAGTTTCAAGAAACTTTCTGGCTCCAATATAGCCCGAATACGAACAGTACTTTGAAATCtctgacgtcacactgacgttgCGGCACAGATATGTTTCGgcgcgaaatgaaaacaaaagGTTTGGTCTTCATTTTCTAAACTAATAACCAGCCAGCCCATTTCCGCCAACATGAATGAAAATTGAGTTTGAAATAATACCCGTCTAAACTAACTTAGCGTTGCTTtttggtgtccctttaaagctGCACTGAATATATGCAGCTTTTGGGGTGTGTCTTATCCCCATACAATATCGTCATCTGTCtggcttgcgtttcctttcttgaaaactctgcgcttgcTGCTTTCCTGTCAAAAATCCTTTATCACACTGATAACGCGTATGCCATTCGTGACGAAGTTATCTGGAAGTACCGCGCGCGCAGCGTTTAAGAAAGGAAATGCAGACAAGACGgacgacgattattgtttggggacaagatacgacccaaagggtgtaaactttttttagagtgtttAACCGGCGCTTGTGTACGGTGCCCGTAACCTGATAAGCTTGCTAATGGTATACAAATAAATCATTTTCGGATACCAAACGATCGTTAGATTCGGGGTCCCCCTTCTGAATTCACCAGtgcccaccgccccgtttcacaAATTCGATCAAATACTtccggccgcattccgatgaacCCTCCAACCCACGTGGTCAAACGCCACTATACTGGTGTCCCGTCAATCAACCAATCACTTTGTCGACGAGGTTGAATGTGCGTCTGCACGTACGTAGCCTAAAGCGAGCAATAAATCTCGTGAGGAGAAGTCCGCTCCAAAAAAGGCTGTTTTCGCTTCCCGTGCGATAGCAAGCACGTTGTAAGTAGATAGAGTAACCCGAAGCGTTATCAATGGCAACGGCATAGGCGCGTTCCTATAAAGTTAATATATGTATGATAGACGAATGAGCCGATACCGAGCCTGAGCCAGCTGCAATGTCTGAGGCCGATGCTAGCTGCAGCCCGCATCAACAACACGTTGGGAATCTACATGCGCTAAATGGGTCTAACGCCGAGTAACACGCAGCGTATGTGGTGTGCGCGCAACAGATTCTGTACGCTGGTATCGACGACTATCAGGCTAGTAAACACGGTTATAGGACGCGTTGGTGTAGCGCCGTGACAGATGAAACACGCATATCGAAGACATGGCAAGTGACGCGAGGCAATGCGCAAGTGAAGGAGTCCGAAGGGTGCTTGAAGTATAAAGATACTATCGAAAACAATTTGAAGGTTGTAATGCGAATTAAAGGCAGATGCCAGTATACGATTCATCGAACGCATCGGCGCGGTTTAAAAAATGCGTGTCGAAAGGTCACGTATGAAATCGTCTTCAGATCAACAGGAACTTAATATTCGTTGGTTGCAGGCTGGGGAAAGAAGAGACGCTTACGTTTTGGAAGGATACAGGGTGTCACAAATTCGAAAGTGTGAAGGAGCTGCGAAATTTTACCATTAGGATTAAATCACAAATTATATTTTTTCAGCCTCGCTAGCAAAGTTCAAGGCATTCGCGTAACCGCGTTCGCTCAAGCGAGAGGAAACTACAGTTATCGCGTAGGACGCAGCCCTCTGTGACGACCGCCGTCTGCTTCCTGGCGCTGTCGCCCGGAAGTGACCTCAACTCCTTGCAAGGTTTGCTCATATCGACTTCGCACGCGGCGCACAAGGAAGTCGCATGTTAGTGACACACCGCATTTGACGTCACAACCGCGAGGCGTGTGCCTTGATAAGTTCGAGTCGAGTGTCACTGACCGCTCTCCGAGATCATGACGTAAGCCATGAAGAGCAGGCTTCCGACGACCAGGCATAGGACAAAGCCCCCGATGAGGTAGACGGCGCCGTCTGGAATCACGGGCTCGGGTGGTTCGTCCTTCTCGCTG is a window of Dermacentor silvarum isolate Dsil-2018 chromosome 4, BIME_Dsil_1.4, whole genome shotgun sequence DNA encoding:
- the LOC119449485 gene encoding uncharacterized protein LOC119449485 — translated: MIGVRVPALRQARISSITRLAEDYAFRAAATTCAHSREGRTTRARDSRRRRLPHRGLCPMPGRRKPALHGLRHDLGERGSWGSTEVTSTHFPSSHAFKESKAKRAS